A DNA window from Bacillota bacterium contains the following coding sequences:
- a CDS encoding ECF transporter S component, with protein sequence MRAEPRRITEVAVLAAGSTVAMMTIHFPIVPGAPFLKYDPSDAVGLLAGFLLGPGPGVLTVLLKDVLFWLIRDGNPLGPLADFIAAATFVGVAAHLFRRLAPGGRPGA encoded by the coding sequence CATCACGGAGGTGGCGGTGCTTGCCGCCGGATCCACGGTGGCCATGATGACCATCCACTTTCCCATCGTCCCGGGTGCCCCGTTCTTGAAGTACGATCCCAGCGACGCGGTCGGCTTGCTGGCAGGCTTCCTGTTGGGGCCGGGCCCGGGGGTGTTGACCGTCCTGTTGAAGGACGTGCTCTTCTGGCTCATCCGGGACGGCAACCCGCTGGGGCCACTGGCCGACTTCATCGCAGCGGCCACTTTCGTCGGGGTGGCGGCCCACCTCTTCCGGCGGCTTGCTCCAGGAGGTCGTCCGGGCGC